A single genomic interval of Alistipes provencensis harbors:
- the mazG gene encoding nucleoside triphosphate pyrophosphohydrolase, giving the protein MEKDKRLEATARLLEVMNTLRRECPWDREQTFDSLRSNTIEETYELADAITDHNMEGIKEELGDLLLHVVFYSKLGEEEGAFDFGDVANALCDKLVYRHPHVYGDIHANTPDEVLENWEALKLRKKNRKSGTLGGVPRSLPAMVKAYRMGEKAAGAGFDWEKKEDVWDKVREELGEVEAEMKSGSKTDLEGEFGDLLFALINACRLYGVDPESALERTNKKFMYRFNYMEEQAAAKGHTLHEMSLDAMEELWQSAKQV; this is encoded by the coding sequence ATGGAAAAAGATAAACGTTTGGAGGCTACGGCCCGTCTTTTGGAGGTGATGAACACCCTGCGCCGCGAGTGTCCTTGGGACCGCGAACAGACCTTCGACTCGTTGCGGAGCAACACCATCGAGGAGACTTACGAGCTGGCCGATGCCATTACCGACCACAATATGGAGGGTATCAAGGAGGAGCTGGGCGACCTGCTGCTGCATGTGGTGTTCTATTCGAAACTGGGCGAGGAAGAGGGCGCGTTCGATTTCGGCGACGTGGCCAACGCCCTGTGCGACAAGCTGGTCTACCGTCATCCGCACGTCTACGGCGACATCCACGCCAATACGCCCGACGAGGTTCTGGAAAACTGGGAGGCGCTGAAACTCCGCAAGAAGAACCGCAAGAGCGGCACGCTGGGCGGGGTTCCGCGGTCGCTTCCGGCGATGGTCAAGGCCTACCGCATGGGCGAAAAGGCCGCGGGAGCGGGCTTCGACTGGGAGAAAAAGGAGGATGTCTGGGACAAGGTCCGCGAGGAGCTGGGCGAGGTCGAGGCCGAGATGAAATCGGGCAGCAAGACCGATCTCGAAGGCGAATTCGGCGACCTGCTGTTCGCGCTCATCAACGCCTGCCGGCTCTACGGCGTGGATCCCGAGTCGGCGCTGGAGCGCACGAACAAGAAGTTCATGTATCGCTTCAATTACATGGAGGAACAGGCTGCCGCAAAGGGACATACGCTGCACGAAATGTCGCTCGACGCGATGGAGGAACTGTGGCAGTCTGCAAAGCAGGTGTAA
- a CDS encoding gamma carbonic anhydrase family protein: MALIRKVRGHEPVIGDNTFLAETAVILGDVTIGRDCSIWYNAVLRGDVNRIVIGDRTNIQDGVVLHTIYDKAKHPSQTIIGSDVSVGHNAIIHGAVIEDNCLIGMGATLLDNAHIPSGCIIAANALVLSNAQLEPNSVYAGVPARKVKEVTEEQREEIIRRTAHDYMLYASWYKEE; the protein is encoded by the coding sequence ATGGCACTTATACGAAAAGTCCGCGGGCATGAGCCCGTGATCGGGGACAACACCTTTCTGGCTGAAACGGCCGTCATTCTGGGCGACGTGACCATCGGCCGCGACTGTTCGATCTGGTACAACGCCGTGCTGCGCGGCGACGTGAACCGCATCGTCATCGGCGACCGCACGAACATTCAAGACGGCGTGGTGCTCCACACCATCTACGACAAGGCGAAGCACCCTTCGCAGACGATCATCGGCAGCGACGTTTCGGTGGGCCACAACGCCATCATCCACGGGGCGGTGATCGAAGACAACTGCCTGATCGGTATGGGCGCCACCCTGCTGGACAATGCCCATATACCTTCGGGCTGTATCATCGCCGCCAATGCGCTGGTGCTTTCGAACGCGCAGTTGGAACCCAACTCGGTCTATGCGGGCGTTCCGGCCCGGAAGGTCAAGGAGGTCACCGAGGAACAGCGCGAGGAGATCATCCGCCGCACGGCCCACGACTATATGCTGTACGCGTCGTGGTATAAGGAAGAGTAA
- a CDS encoding lysoplasmalogenase, with protein sequence MQRFSGIFALTTLLFAAGAVVFFTEAAPLPYKVAYPVLLLGLSTLLLRRKELYPIGLAFLLSAAGDVMGARHWFIPQMAFFALAHAAYICWFLPRARRTPRIGSLAVVVPLLAFLFTAIVPNAPFPAESIGVAVYGLVIAGMLYSVLQYDGACAAGFRCAALLFVFSDAVIAWNRFIGPVPARTYVIMVTYYLAQYLFFRFAFKATTRN encoded by the coding sequence ATGCAACGATTTTCCGGGATATTCGCTTTGACGACGCTGCTCTTTGCGGCGGGCGCCGTCGTGTTCTTCACCGAAGCCGCCCCGCTGCCCTATAAGGTCGCCTACCCGGTCCTGCTGCTGGGCCTTTCGACGCTCCTGCTTCGGCGCAAGGAGCTGTATCCGATCGGATTGGCATTCCTGCTGTCGGCCGCCGGCGACGTGATGGGCGCCCGGCATTGGTTTATCCCCCAGATGGCGTTTTTCGCGCTGGCGCACGCCGCCTATATCTGCTGGTTTCTGCCCCGGGCGCGGCGCACTCCCCGCATCGGGTCGCTGGCCGTCGTCGTCCCGCTGCTCGCGTTCCTGTTCACCGCCATCGTCCCCAACGCCCCGTTTCCGGCCGAGTCTATCGGCGTCGCCGTCTATGGGCTGGTCATCGCCGGAATGCTCTATTCGGTGCTCCAGTACGACGGCGCCTGCGCCGCCGGGTTCCGCTGTGCGGCCCTGTTGTTCGTCTTTTCCGACGCCGTAATCGCTTGGAACCGCTTCATCGGACCTGTCCCGGCCCGGACTTATGTTATCATGGTCACCTACTACCTCGCACAATACCTCTTTTTCCGCTTCGCCTTCAAAGCCACGACCCGGAACTGA
- a CDS encoding TrpB-like pyridoxal phosphate-dependent enzyme — protein sequence METKKFCLTEKQMPTQWYNIVADMPTKPLPPLHPGTKQPVTKEQMSAIFAEELIDQEMSTERYIDIPEEVQEIYKIWRPTPLVRATGLEKALGTPAKIYFKNESVSPAGSHKPNTAVPQAYYNYKQGIKHLTTETGAGQWGASIAFAAKHFGIDLQVFMVKVSYDQKPYRRLMMNTWGAECVASPSTLTNSGRAALERDPHCSGSLGLAISEAVEMALRRPEDTRYCLGSVLNHVVLHQTVIGQEAVTQMEMADAEPDMVIGCFGGGSNFAGIGFPFLQKNLTEGKKIRVIAVEPEGCPKLTRGEFQYDFGDVAGFTPLLPMYTLGHDFQPSDIHAGGLRYHGAGSIVSQLMKDGLIEAQSMPQVETLAAGILFAQTEGIIPAPESTHAIAATIREALKAKEEGVSKTILFNLSGNGVIDLYAYEQYLAGALKDFSPSDEEIAKTVNQLEHLI from the coding sequence ATGGAAACGAAGAAATTCTGCCTCACCGAAAAACAGATGCCCACGCAATGGTACAACATCGTGGCCGACATGCCCACCAAACCGCTGCCGCCGCTGCATCCCGGGACGAAGCAGCCCGTCACCAAGGAACAGATGTCGGCGATCTTCGCCGAGGAACTGATCGATCAGGAGATGTCCACCGAACGCTACATCGACATCCCGGAAGAGGTGCAGGAGATCTACAAGATATGGCGTCCGACGCCGCTCGTGCGCGCAACGGGGCTCGAAAAGGCCCTCGGAACGCCCGCGAAGATCTATTTCAAGAATGAGAGCGTGTCGCCCGCAGGTTCGCACAAGCCCAACACCGCCGTGCCGCAGGCCTACTACAACTACAAGCAGGGCATCAAGCACCTGACGACCGAAACCGGCGCCGGGCAGTGGGGCGCCTCGATCGCCTTCGCGGCGAAGCATTTCGGCATCGATTTGCAGGTATTCATGGTCAAGGTCAGCTACGACCAGAAGCCCTACCGCCGCCTGATGATGAACACATGGGGTGCGGAGTGCGTGGCGTCGCCCTCGACGCTGACCAACTCGGGACGTGCGGCGCTGGAGCGTGACCCGCACTGCTCGGGAAGCCTCGGGCTGGCAATCTCGGAGGCCGTGGAGATGGCCCTGCGTCGTCCGGAGGATACGCGCTACTGTCTGGGCAGCGTCCTGAACCACGTCGTGCTGCACCAGACGGTCATCGGTCAGGAGGCCGTGACGCAGATGGAGATGGCCGATGCGGAGCCCGACATGGTGATCGGATGTTTCGGCGGCGGCAGCAACTTCGCCGGCATCGGATTCCCGTTCCTGCAAAAGAACCTCACCGAAGGGAAGAAGATCCGCGTGATCGCCGTGGAGCCCGAAGGGTGTCCGAAACTCACGCGCGGCGAGTTCCAGTACGACTTCGGCGACGTGGCCGGATTCACGCCCCTGCTGCCGATGTACACGCTGGGCCACGATTTCCAGCCCTCGGACATTCACGCCGGAGGATTGCGCTACCACGGAGCGGGTTCGATCGTCAGCCAACTGATGAAGGACGGGCTGATCGAGGCGCAGTCGATGCCGCAGGTCGAGACCCTCGCCGCAGGCATTCTGTTCGCCCAGACCGAAGGCATCATCCCGGCGCCGGAATCGACGCATGCCATCGCCGCGACGATCCGCGAGGCCCTGAAAGCCAAGGAGGAGGGTGTGTCGAAGACCATTCTGTTCAACCTCTCGGGCAACGGCGTAATCGACCTCTACGCCTACGAGCAGTATCTGGCCGGAGCGTTGAAAGACTTCTCGCCGAGCGACGAGGAGATTGCAAAGACGGTCAACCAGTTGGAGCACCTTATATAG
- a CDS encoding beta-N-acetylhexosaminidase, with amino-acid sequence MKLRFPLLLAALLGGLLSASAQPAPKKTTPRAGHFTFGSRTTIAADSELLPLARYAAEYLGCELRNGVAGDGAVVLTLDAADGEASEAPEAYILDIAPDHIRIGGPTYGGVFNGLQQLFRLLPPEVYAKKGVAAGTQVACAEIGDAPRFAYRGMMLDVARTWIDTAKVKRYIDLFSYHNINKLHLHLSDDEGWRIEIKSHPELTEIGGFRGGDSPVRPVYGKWSGKYGGYFTQEEMRGLIRYAAERNIEIIPEIDLPGHSRNIASVHPEIRCNYAPDTVSTNGYDYRSAWCVAREENYALLGDILGELCELFPSQYIHVGGDEVEMTQWTRCPDCRALMARLGTDDPRRLQDLFMERMSGILASHGKRPAVWNEAVRTGAFTKECRVHGWESVKACLDATAKGYRTVVMPGEYFYFDMRQTPREDGHDWAAIFDAKKVYGFGFAGFTPEQMSRVEGLQGAFFSEAYVSHEPEKPDYLDYMLFPRVCALARIAWSGNAEGWDAYYKELKEEHYDRMAAMDIRFRLFPPRLSYKEGAFTASADDGSAIYYLVDGSSEEHRYTGPVRTEKPHRYRFFTRYKTARSPYATDKSYWRTITPAVAITTSMGESGKFPYSNAANYRGLSRTRRACRQQDWILYTFEQPVKCREMYLQTGNRQLPKTIVTTGYAEVSYDGVRFEPAGELLMGSIVLHPERPVKAVRIVSTCDDNGTPYVTIQPPQVKPVL; translated from the coding sequence ATGAAACTACGATTTCCGCTGCTCCTCGCGGCACTTCTCGGGGGACTCCTCTCCGCTTCGGCACAGCCCGCACCGAAAAAGACGACGCCCCGCGCCGGGCACTTCACGTTCGGTTCCCGCACGACCATCGCCGCCGACAGCGAGTTGCTGCCGTTGGCCCGTTATGCCGCCGAATACCTCGGCTGCGAACTCCGCAACGGCGTGGCGGGGGACGGGGCCGTCGTGCTGACGCTCGACGCCGCGGACGGGGAGGCGTCAGAGGCGCCGGAGGCTTATATCCTCGACATCGCGCCCGACCACATCCGCATCGGCGGCCCGACCTACGGCGGGGTTTTCAACGGACTGCAACAACTGTTCCGGCTCCTGCCGCCCGAGGTTTATGCCAAAAAAGGTGTTGCCGCAGGGACGCAGGTGGCCTGCGCGGAGATCGGGGATGCCCCGCGTTTCGCCTACCGGGGAATGATGCTCGACGTGGCGCGGACGTGGATCGACACAGCTAAAGTAAAGCGTTATATAGACCTGTTTTCCTATCATAACATCAACAAATTACACCTGCATCTTTCGGACGACGAAGGGTGGCGCATCGAAATCAAATCGCACCCCGAGCTGACGGAGATCGGCGGATTCCGCGGCGGGGACTCGCCCGTAAGGCCCGTATATGGCAAGTGGTCCGGGAAATACGGCGGTTATTTCACGCAGGAGGAGATGCGCGGGCTGATCCGCTATGCCGCCGAGCGGAACATCGAAATCATCCCCGAGATCGACCTCCCGGGTCACAGCCGCAACATCGCCTCGGTGCATCCCGAAATCCGCTGCAACTATGCGCCCGACACGGTTTCGACCAACGGATACGATTACCGCTCGGCGTGGTGCGTGGCCCGTGAGGAGAATTACGCGCTGCTGGGGGACATTCTGGGCGAACTGTGCGAGTTGTTCCCCTCGCAATACATCCATGTAGGCGGCGACGAGGTCGAAATGACCCAATGGACCCGCTGCCCCGACTGCCGGGCGCTGATGGCGCGGCTCGGGACGGACGATCCGCGCCGGTTGCAGGACCTCTTCATGGAGCGCATGTCCGGGATACTCGCTTCGCACGGCAAGCGGCCCGCGGTGTGGAACGAGGCGGTGCGCACGGGGGCATTCACCAAGGAGTGCCGCGTACACGGCTGGGAGAGTGTAAAAGCCTGTCTGGACGCCACGGCGAAAGGGTATCGGACGGTGGTGATGCCGGGTGAATATTTCTATTTCGACATGCGACAGACACCCCGCGAGGACGGGCACGACTGGGCGGCGATCTTCGATGCCAAAAAGGTCTACGGATTCGGTTTTGCAGGGTTCACGCCCGAGCAGATGAGCCGCGTCGAGGGGTTGCAGGGGGCGTTTTTCAGCGAAGCCTACGTCTCGCACGAACCCGAGAAGCCCGACTACCTCGACTACATGCTTTTCCCGCGCGTCTGCGCCCTCGCACGCATCGCGTGGAGCGGCAACGCCGAGGGGTGGGACGCCTATTACAAAGAGCTGAAAGAGGAGCATTACGACCGCATGGCGGCGATGGACATCCGTTTCCGGTTATTCCCGCCGCGCCTGAGCTACAAGGAGGGGGCGTTCACGGCCTCGGCGGACGACGGTTCGGCGATCTACTATCTGGTGGACGGTTCCTCGGAGGAGCATCGCTACACGGGACCGGTTCGTACCGAAAAACCGCATCGGTACCGTTTCTTCACGCGTTACAAAACGGCCCGGAGCCCCTATGCGACCGATAAATCCTACTGGCGGACCATCACGCCCGCCGTGGCGATCACGACCTCGATGGGCGAGAGCGGGAAATTTCCGTATTCGAATGCCGCCAATTACCGCGGTTTGTCGCGGACGCGCCGCGCCTGCCGCCAGCAGGACTGGATACTCTACACGTTCGAACAACCCGTGAAGTGCCGCGAGATGTATTTGCAGACGGGAAACCGCCAGTTGCCGAAGACCATCGTGACGACGGGTTACGCCGAGGTTTCCTACGACGGCGTGCGGTTCGAACCCGCCGGGGAGCTGCTGATGGGCAGCATCGTGCTGCATCCCGAACGCCCGGTGAAGGCCGTGCGGATCGTCTCGACCTGCGACGACAACGGCACGCCCTACGTCACGATTCAGCCGCCGCAGGTGAAGCCGGTATTGTAA
- the pheT gene encoding phenylalanine--tRNA ligase subunit beta, with protein sequence MNISYNWLKRYIDTDLPAEKVAEVLTDIGLEVEGLEKIETVKGGLQGVVVGEVVTCTDHPDSDHLHLTTVDVGAAEPLQIVCGAPNCRAGLKVLCATVGAVLYPDGGDEEFKIKRSKIRGVESLGMLCAEDELGIGASHDGIMELPADAPVGMTAKEYLHIEDDYLIEIGLTPNRVDAASHIGVARDLAAYLKSRGEHVAVKMPDVSAFAPDNHDLNVKIRVENTEAAPRYVGVTVTGCKIGPSPDWMQNCLRAAGINPKNNLVDITNFVLFELGQPLHAFDAAKIEGREVVVRTCAEGTPFVTLDGVERKLTDRDLMICSAERPMCIAGVFGGLDSGISDTTTDVFIESAYFNPVWVRKTAKRFGLNTDASFRFERGIDPNMQVYAAKRAALLMKELAGGTISSDITDVYPAPIADFVFDLSLARVNALIGKEIPEETVRTIIAALEVKVLAEKDGVLTVAVPPYRVDVQREADLIEDILRIYGYNNVEIPRQVRSTLSYAPKPDRNRLMNLAADFLTANGFTEIMSNSLTKASYYEGLTSCPADRCVRILNPLSADLSVMRQTLLFNMLEAVALNANRRNGDLCLYEFGNCYFYDESKRSEENRLAAYSEEYRLAVAVTGVSTPQSWNAKPEKASFFTLRAVAEKLLRRFGIDIYALKTEPLESDLFSEGLSLSLNGKDLLQIGSVAAKIRRTTDVKQEVYYLEMNFEALAKSTKKLKIVAEELSKFPEVKRDLALLVDKQVTFAALRDAAFAAERKLLKSVSLFDVYEGDKLPEGKKSYALSFILEDKTRTLDDKTIERVMANLTRQFEQRCGAQVRA encoded by the coding sequence ATGAATATTTCGTATAACTGGCTCAAACGTTATATCGACACCGACCTTCCGGCTGAGAAAGTGGCCGAGGTGCTGACCGACATCGGTCTCGAGGTCGAGGGTCTCGAGAAGATCGAGACCGTGAAAGGCGGCCTTCAGGGCGTCGTCGTCGGCGAGGTCGTGACCTGCACGGACCATCCCGATTCGGACCACCTCCACCTGACCACGGTCGATGTCGGCGCCGCCGAACCGCTGCAGATCGTCTGCGGCGCCCCCAACTGCCGTGCGGGGCTTAAAGTCCTCTGCGCGACGGTCGGCGCGGTGCTCTACCCCGACGGCGGCGACGAGGAGTTCAAGATCAAGCGTTCGAAAATCCGCGGCGTGGAGTCGTTGGGCATGCTCTGCGCCGAGGACGAACTGGGCATCGGAGCGTCGCACGACGGTATCATGGAGCTTCCGGCCGACGCCCCCGTGGGCATGACGGCCAAGGAGTATCTGCATATCGAGGACGACTACCTGATCGAGATCGGCCTTACGCCCAACCGCGTGGATGCCGCATCGCACATCGGCGTGGCCCGCGATCTGGCCGCTTACCTGAAAAGCCGCGGCGAACACGTCGCGGTGAAGATGCCCGACGTCTCGGCCTTCGCCCCCGACAACCACGATCTGAATGTAAAAATCCGTGTCGAGAACACCGAAGCCGCCCCCCGCTATGTGGGCGTCACGGTCACGGGCTGTAAGATCGGCCCCTCGCCCGACTGGATGCAGAACTGCCTGCGTGCCGCGGGCATCAACCCCAAGAACAACCTCGTCGACATCACCAATTTCGTGCTGTTCGAACTGGGCCAGCCCCTGCACGCCTTCGACGCCGCGAAGATCGAGGGCCGCGAAGTCGTGGTCCGCACCTGCGCCGAGGGGACACCTTTCGTGACGCTGGACGGCGTGGAGCGCAAGCTGACCGACCGGGATCTGATGATCTGCTCCGCCGAGCGCCCGATGTGCATTGCCGGCGTCTTCGGCGGTCTGGATTCGGGCATCAGCGACACGACGACCGACGTCTTTATCGAGAGTGCCTATTTCAATCCCGTGTGGGTGCGCAAGACGGCCAAGCGTTTCGGCCTGAATACCGATGCGTCGTTCCGCTTCGAGCGCGGCATCGACCCCAACATGCAGGTCTACGCCGCCAAACGGGCCGCCCTGCTGATGAAGGAGCTGGCCGGGGGCACGATCTCGAGCGACATTACGGACGTCTACCCTGCGCCGATCGCCGATTTCGTCTTCGACCTTTCGCTGGCGCGCGTCAATGCGCTGATCGGCAAGGAGATTCCCGAAGAGACCGTCCGCACGATCATCGCGGCGCTGGAGGTGAAGGTCCTCGCCGAGAAAGACGGGGTGCTGACCGTCGCCGTTCCGCCCTACCGCGTGGACGTGCAGCGCGAGGCCGACCTGATCGAGGACATCCTCCGCATCTACGGCTACAACAACGTCGAAATTCCCCGGCAGGTCCGCTCGACGCTCTCCTATGCGCCGAAACCCGACCGCAACCGCCTGATGAACCTCGCCGCCGATTTCCTGACGGCCAACGGGTTCACCGAGATCATGTCCAACTCGCTGACCAAGGCGTCGTATTACGAGGGGCTGACCTCCTGCCCCGCCGACCGCTGCGTGCGCATCCTCAATCCGCTGAGCGCCGACCTCAGCGTCATGCGCCAGACGCTGCTGTTCAACATGCTGGAAGCCGTCGCGCTGAACGCCAACCGTCGCAACGGCGATCTGTGCCTCTACGAGTTCGGCAACTGTTATTTCTACGACGAGTCGAAACGCTCCGAAGAAAACCGCCTTGCGGCCTATTCCGAGGAGTACCGGCTCGCTGTCGCCGTCACGGGCGTCTCGACCCCGCAGTCGTGGAACGCGAAGCCCGAAAAGGCGTCGTTCTTCACCCTGCGCGCTGTCGCCGAGAAGCTCCTGCGCCGCTTCGGCATCGACATCTACGCCCTGAAGACCGAGCCGCTCGAAAGCGACCTTTTCAGCGAGGGCCTCTCGCTGTCGCTCAACGGCAAGGACCTGTTGCAAATCGGCTCCGTCGCCGCGAAAATCCGCCGCACGACCGATGTCAAGCAGGAGGTCTACTATCTGGAAATGAATTTCGAAGCCCTTGCCAAATCCACGAAGAAACTGAAGATCGTGGCCGAGGAACTCTCGAAGTTCCCCGAGGTGAAACGCGATCTGGCGCTGCTGGTGGACAAGCAGGTGACCTTTGCGGCCCTGCGCGACGCGGCTTTCGCCGCCGAGCGCAAGCTGCTCAAGAGTGTCTCGCTGTTCGACGTCTACGAGGGCGACAAGCTCCCCGAGGGCAAGAAATCCTATGCCCTGAGCTTCATCCTCGAGGACAAGACCCGCACGCTCGACGACAAGACCATTGAGCGCGTGATGGCCAACCTCACCCGCCAGTTCGAACAGCGCTGCGGCGCTCAGGTCCGGGCGTAA
- a CDS encoding histidine kinase: protein MKLQPKYADLILNLLVAVAISLVVNFSYVLLMLVDMNSDNQSRPAEERVVERADEGVLAVHPDGYGYLIYDNGDSVYVPPRRMRWLGIAPGDRIVADLMPPRSEKAHPMLAEVRSNNGEEFDYGKLYNGPSKSTELLLQLFYYLVMSFVMLSILTSVRRNYSMARFVRRCLWCCVAAAALYCVAPVTEWHTGRIQMNFMGGRMFDYMLLLKCSFAVAVSVLYGRIYVLISQRQAVVVENEQLKNENLTTRYNMLVGQINPHFFFNSLNSLAMLVREKHDEKALTYIDQLSYTFRYIIQNGQSMLMTLDEELKFLEAYSYLFKIRYADKLFFDVDVDEKYLGWKLPAFSLQPLIDNAVKHNSITRSKPFHISVRTEGALLVVSNPKVPKLEPEPSTGIGLENLRNRWHLITGSDIGIDDDSQTFTVRMPLQNPTVG from the coding sequence ATGAAACTGCAACCCAAATACGCCGATCTGATCCTGAACCTGCTGGTTGCCGTGGCGATCAGTCTGGTGGTCAACTTCTCCTATGTGCTGCTGATGCTCGTGGACATGAACAGCGACAACCAGTCCCGCCCCGCCGAAGAACGTGTCGTGGAGCGGGCCGATGAAGGCGTGCTTGCGGTTCATCCCGACGGGTACGGCTACCTGATCTACGACAACGGCGACAGCGTCTATGTCCCCCCGCGGCGCATGCGCTGGCTGGGCATCGCGCCCGGCGACCGCATCGTAGCGGACCTGATGCCGCCGCGTTCCGAAAAGGCCCATCCGATGCTGGCCGAGGTGCGCAGTAACAACGGCGAGGAGTTCGATTACGGCAAATTGTACAACGGCCCCTCGAAGAGCACGGAACTGTTGCTGCAACTGTTCTATTACCTCGTCATGTCGTTCGTCATGCTTTCGATCCTCACGTCCGTAAGGCGCAACTACTCGATGGCGCGCTTCGTGCGGCGCTGCCTGTGGTGCTGTGTGGCCGCCGCCGCGCTCTACTGCGTGGCTCCGGTCACCGAGTGGCACACAGGGCGCATCCAGATGAATTTCATGGGTGGACGGATGTTCGACTACATGCTGCTGCTGAAATGTTCGTTCGCCGTGGCGGTGTCGGTGCTCTACGGACGCATCTATGTGCTGATCTCCCAGCGGCAGGCTGTCGTCGTGGAGAACGAACAGCTCAAGAACGAGAACCTCACCACGCGCTACAACATGCTCGTCGGGCAGATCAACCCCCATTTCTTCTTCAACTCGCTCAACTCGCTGGCGATGCTCGTGCGCGAAAAGCACGACGAGAAGGCGCTGACCTATATCGACCAGCTTTCGTACACGTTCCGCTACATCATCCAGAACGGTCAGAGCATGCTGATGACGCTCGACGAGGAACTGAAATTCCTCGAGGCGTACAGCTACCTCTTCAAGATACGCTATGCCGACAAGCTCTTTTTCGATGTCGATGTCGATGAGAAGTACCTCGGGTGGAAACTCCCGGCCTTCTCGCTCCAGCCGCTGATCGACAACGCCGTCAAACACAATTCGATCACCCGCAGCAAGCCGTTCCATATCTCGGTCCGCACCGAGGGCGCCCTGCTCGTCGTCTCGAACCCCAAGGTTCCGAAACTCGAGCCCGAACCCTCGACCGGCATCGGGCTGGAGAACCTGCGCAACCGCTGGCACCTGATTACGGGCAGCGACATCGGGATCGACGACGACTCGCAGACCTTCACCGTGCGCATGCCGCTGCAAAACCCCACCGTCGGATGA